A region of Veillonellaceae bacterium DNA encodes the following proteins:
- a CDS encoding MFS transporter — protein sequence MKFKRNVIVLIISMFLVSAGYTMVIPFLPLYLSELGVPEEQLTLWTGLVFSSCFFVAALMGPIWGKLADTSGKKKMAVRAGILLGFSYLFCGLCQNEYHLLAARAFQGFANGFVAAAMAIISVSVQSSEIGVTLGAAQTSLVIGGICGPLLGGALSKFIGMRGSFFVSAAFLWIVSLAVIFFVHEPALKGEESTVREKTSIKDDISYALKNDHLRELLAILFLLQVTILMIQPVTSLWVSKLMGDSSDVELVSGFIMSSGGLAGALTTALWGKFGQSRGYYEAMFITLSFAGVITIAQSIPSSIIGFGICQFLVGCFVIGVNPSLNAALVKYTPSSFRGRVFGLSNTAQQFGNMIGPILASFVSMTGSIREVYIAAGVIQLLLGCRLFFSRIKKGEH from the coding sequence GTGAAATTCAAACGGAACGTAATTGTATTAATTATTAGTATGTTTCTGGTGTCAGCAGGATATACCATGGTGATACCTTTTCTTCCTCTATACCTTTCCGAGCTGGGAGTTCCGGAAGAGCAGCTGACTCTTTGGACAGGGCTGGTATTTTCGTCATGCTTTTTTGTCGCAGCTCTCATGGGTCCGATCTGGGGGAAATTGGCAGATACAAGTGGCAAGAAGAAAATGGCGGTTCGTGCAGGAATCCTGCTCGGATTTTCTTATCTTTTCTGCGGTTTATGCCAAAACGAATATCATCTTCTGGCAGCAAGAGCTTTCCAGGGATTTGCCAATGGTTTTGTGGCAGCTGCAATGGCAATTATTTCTGTCAGTGTCCAGTCATCTGAAATAGGCGTAACTTTAGGGGCTGCGCAGACATCCCTTGTAATCGGGGGGATTTGCGGTCCTCTTTTGGGCGGTGCCTTGTCCAAATTTATTGGTATGAGAGGAAGTTTTTTTGTTTCAGCAGCATTCTTATGGATCGTATCGCTGGCCGTTATATTCTTTGTCCATGAACCTGCTTTAAAGGGAGAGGAAAGTACTGTCAGAGAAAAGACATCAATAAAAGATGACATATCATATGCATTGAAGAATGATCATTTAAGGGAATTGCTTGCAATTTTGTTCCTGCTTCAGGTAACAATCCTGATGATACAGCCTGTCACCTCTTTATGGGTCAGCAAGTTAATGGGGGACAGCAGCGATGTGGAGCTTGTTTCAGGATTTATTATGAGCAGCGGCGGACTGGCAGGCGCTTTGACTACAGCTCTTTGGGGTAAGTTCGGCCAAAGCCGCGGATACTATGAGGCCATGTTCATTACGCTCTCCTTTGCCGGTGTGATTACGATTGCACAGTCGATTCCGAGTTCAATTATCGGATTCGGTATTTGCCAGTTCCTGGTGGGTTGTTTTGTCATTGGGGTTAATCCTTCCCTTAACGCTGCACTGGTGAAATATACACCTTCGTCATTTAGAGGACGCGTTTTTGGACTATCAAATACGGCGCAGCAGTTTGGGAATATGATAGGACCGATACTGGCGTCTTTTGTCTCCATGACCGGAAGCATCCGGGAGGTATATATAGCCGCTGGTGTCATACAATTGCTGCTTGGATGCAGGCTGTTCTTCTCAAGAATCAAAAAGGGAGAACATTAA
- a CDS encoding alpha/beta fold hydrolase, with the protein MIMQLDSEKIYIGKIPVHVVHPIREEKGPVIFYHGWSSSALAQMSRAALLAVNGYTVYLPEALHHGERDPLEDYYVVEDYPIFWNTIFNNIEEYNSLYEFITGKEKIAPFIMGHSMGGMTVLGIACEYPDKVRGVVSFNGSGDWGLTHLFIQARFGVSVGKNWVLEDVVDARSPVNHLKQLADIPILMTNGESDISIDPRAQAHFYENLMQVNHTSKRITYPLLGHFVTTNMMDDAISWMDEVSARK; encoded by the coding sequence ATGATCATGCAACTAGACTCTGAGAAGATATATATTGGAAAAATTCCCGTGCATGTAGTGCATCCTATAAGAGAAGAAAAGGGCCCCGTCATCTTTTATCATGGCTGGAGCAGCAGTGCTCTGGCACAGATGTCCCGCGCAGCTTTGCTGGCGGTCAATGGATATACGGTGTACCTGCCAGAAGCTCTTCATCATGGCGAAAGGGATCCATTGGAAGATTATTATGTTGTAGAAGATTATCCCATATTTTGGAATACTATTTTCAATAATATAGAAGAGTACAATTCCCTTTATGAATTTATTACGGGCAAAGAGAAGATAGCTCCGTTTATCATGGGACACTCAATGGGAGGCATGACTGTTTTAGGCATTGCCTGCGAATATCCTGATAAAGTAAGAGGGGTCGTTTCATTTAACGGTTCGGGTGACTGGGGGCTTACGCATCTGTTTATCCAGGCAAGATTCGGGGTCAGCGTAGGTAAGAACTGGGTATTGGAAGATGTGGTTGATGCCAGATCGCCGGTTAATCATCTGAAGCAGCTGGCTGATATCCCGATTTTAATGACAAACGGGGAAAGCGACATCTCGATAGATCCCAGGGCGCAGGCGCATTTCTATGAGAATTTAATGCAGGTAAACCATACGTCAAAAAGAATTACATATCCATTATTAGGCCACTTTGTGACGACAAATATGATGGATGATGCAATTTCATGGATGGATGAGGTGTCCGCCAGAAAATAA